The Scophthalmus maximus strain ysfricsl-2021 chromosome 7, ASM2237912v1, whole genome shotgun sequence genome includes a window with the following:
- the yars2 gene encoding tyrosine--tRNA ligase, mitochondrial, protein MRPLLCLRVTLSNMAAPVAGTCRFLWRHGLGVLLRRTSLRLALRSRLHCSSAAHGGLLRALNKRGVLKDSFPENAAQDQLPRLLQSGAQTVYCGFDPTADSLHVGNLLAVIGLLHFRSAGHHVLAVLGGATAQIGDPSGKTSERERLSAAAVEANTRSIRESLQRIFANHELHVHDARRPLGSVAVVDNLSWYKDRGVVAFLSEAGRHFRMGTMLSRHSVQSRLRSADGMSLAEFTYQVFQAYDFHHLNQVYGCRIQLGGGDQLGNLMSGHEFIHKVSGEEVYGLTIPLVTSSVGDKLGKTAGNAVWLNRNRTSPFELYQFFLRQPDASVEGYLKLFTFLPLAEVERLMEQQREDPGKRLAHKRLAAEVTKLVHGKDGLESAKRCTNALYHSSVQALEEMSDEELQELFKEAPFHELLLEPGTTVIEACRRVNAVPEGPRGYQMLSDGAVWINHRRTDKPEQVLIPKLHILSNGLSLLRVGKRNFYIIKWLSL, encoded by the exons ATgcgccccctcctctgcctgcgCGTCACACTGTCCAACATGGCTGCGCCCGTGGCGGGCACCTGCCGCTTTCTGTGGCGGCATGGACTCGGCGTTCTCCTCCGGCGGACGAGTCTCCGCCTCGCGCTCAGGTCCAGGCTCCACTGCTCGTCCGCGGCACACGGCGGGCTGCTCCGCGCCCTGAACAAACGCGGCGTCCTGAAGGACTCCTTCCCGGAGAATGCGGCGCAGGACCAGCTGCCGCGCTTGCTCCAGTCCGGCGCGCAGACCGTCTACTGCGGCTTCGACCCCACGGCCGACAGCCTCCACGTGGGCAACCTGCTCGCCGTCATCGGCCTGCTGCACTTCCGCAGCGCCGGGCACCACGTCCTCGCGGTGCTCGGCGGCGCCACGGCGCAGATCGGCGACCCGAGCGGCAAGACGAGCGAGCGGGAGCGGCTGTCCGCGGCCGCCGTGGAGGCGAACACGCGCAGCATCCGCGAGAGCCTCCAGCGGATCTTCGCCAACCACGAGCTGCACGTCCACGACGCCCGCAGGCCGCTGGGCTCCGTGGCCGTCGTGGACAACCTGAGCTGGTACAAGGACCGCGGCGTCGTGGCGTTCCTGTCGGAGGCCGGCCGGCACTTCCGCATGGGCACCATGCTCAGCCGCCACAGCGTGCAGTCCCGCCTGAGGAGCGCGGACGGCATGAGCCTGGCGGAGTTCACCTACCAGGTGTTCCAGGCGTACGACTTCCACCACCTGAACCAGGTGTACGGCTGCAGGATTCAGCTCGGCGGCGGCGACCAGCTGGGCAACCTGATGTCTGGACACGAGTTCATTCACAA AGTGAGTGGAGAGGAGGTGTACGGCCTGACCATCCCCCTGGTGACCAGCTCTGTCGGGGACAAGCTGGGGAAGACGGCGGGCAACGCAGTGTGGCTCAACAGAAACAGGACGTCCCCCTTTGAACTGTACCAGTTCTTCCTCAGGCAGCCTGACGCCAGCGTGGAAGG GTACCTGAAGCTGTTCACCTTCCTGCCTCTGGCGGAGGTGGAGAGGCtgatggagcagcagagggaggatcCAGGTAAACGGCTCGCACATAAGCGTCTGGCTGCGGAGGTGACGAAACTGGTGCACGGAAAGGACGGCCTCGAATCTGCCAAGAG ATGTACCAACGCACTGTACCACAGCAGCGTGCAGGCCTTGGAGGAAATGAGCGAcgaggagcttcaggagctcTTCAAGGAGGCGCCTTTCCATGAGCTGCTGTTGGAGCCGGGGACCACCGTGATAGAAGCCTGCCGCAGAGTCAACGCAGTCCCCGAGGGACCCAGAGG GTATCAGATGCTTTCGGACGGAGCAGTGTGGATCAACCACAGGCGGACAGACAAACCGGAACAAGTGTTGATCCCCAAACTCCACATCCTGTCTAACGGACTCAGCCTGCTCAGAGTGGGCAAGAGGAACTTCTACATCATCAAGTGGCTCAGCCTCTGA
- the cdkn1bb gene encoding cyclin-dependent kinase inhibitor 1Bb produces MSDVRLSNGSPTLERTDPRVSEHPKPSACRSLFGSVDHEELKRDLKGHLREMEETASAKWGFDFASHTPLVNDRLEWELVDCAGVPDFYRRPLRREKGVCSAGNNNVDLNGNHSCVVAATAAAATGGDGGRSDGQMEHTEQSTGLRKRPACHDTSAQSKRSHTSSEEVSCPSRSHAAEHTPRKSSPERLT; encoded by the exons ATGTCAGATGTGCGACTTTCGAACGGGAGCCCGACGCTGGAGCGGACGGACCCCCGGGTGTCGGAGCACCCGAAGCCGTCCGCCTGCAGGAGCCTCTTCGGCTCGGTGGACCACGAAGAGTTAAAGAGGGATTTAAAGGGACACCTGcgggagatggaggagactgCCTCCGCCAAGTGGGGCTTCGACTTCGCCAGTCACACGCCGCTGGTCAACGACCGGCTCGAGTGGGAATTAGTGGACTGCGCGGGCGTCCCGGACTTCTACCGCCGGCCGCTGCGCAGGGAGAAGGGCGTCTGCTCCGCCGGGAATAACAATGTGGATTTAAACGGGAATCACAGCTGCGTCGTggcggcgacggcggcggcggcgacgggcGGCGACGGCGGCAGGTCCGACGGGCAGATGGAGCACACGGAGCAGAGCACCGGGCTGAGGAAGAGACCTGCGTGTCACG ACACCTCGGCGCAGAGCAAGAGGTCGCACACCAGCTCGGAGGAGGTGAGCTGTCCGAGTCGGAGCCACGCTGCAGAGCACACACCCAGAAAGAGCAGCCCCGAGAGACTGACGTGA